The DNA sequence CCAAAGACAGAACTTATCCGCACCTGTTGGGTCACTAAAGCCTTCAGTGGGAGCTCTTGCCAGTCCACAAGAGAGGGGACAGCCAAGAGACTGTGGCACCATGCCTTTTCAAGTGGCTGCCCAAGTCTCCcgttctttcctctctccccaggATCTTTACCCCCCCTCCATGGTGTTATTGAGATGCAATTGAAAAGTAACAATCATACATATTTATGGCATGCTACTAgatattatcacacacacacattgtgaaaTAATAGCCACAgttacatattacatacatagTTCCATAGTTCACTTATCTGGCATTAGACATGGCTACCATTTTGGTTTTGGGGTGTGTATATTTTAGCAGATTGCTAACCATAGTTATGTGACATTAAATCTCCAGAATTGGGTCAACATGAACAGTTGGAACTTTGCTTTGACCCCgatcttctcctttctccctctgacCTGAAAAACCACCATTTTAATGGTGACcatccaagttcagtgagaacaCAGAGCAATAGAAGAAGACACCCAGTGTCCCAATCTAGTGTCTACATGTGTGCTCACAGTTGTGCATCCCTTTGCAGTCATGTGCATGCATGACATACACTCCACACAATGCTCAGTTATCACCCCACATTAcaagtttatgtttttaaatactacAAATATATCATGGGATAAGTCTCTACTGGGATAGTTTGCATTGTGTGAATGTCCAGTAACACAGTATTTCCCATGACTAATTATCAGATGTCTCTTCTGCATTTACTATTATAGAAAGGCATCGAAGCAGTCTCATGGTTTTCTtacccatgtgtgcacatactcTCACAGAAAAGATTTCAAATTACGTTCAAAATTGTGTATGTCAAATAGCTTGCACATTTTATATGCTGAAAGGTACTGCAGTCTGGTCTCAAAGGCAGTTGACCTAGTTCATAGTTTCATAAACAGCATGCactgtgcttttattttctcatttttatcctTTAAAGTTTTTTCCCTCCATGTTGGATGAAAATGCTATCTTATTGCTTTGGGTTGCCCTTCTTTGGCAATAAATGAAGCTACTTACTGTATCCATTTCTTACATTTTAGAAAGTTTGTACCATTTGTCATTTTATCTactggggttttattttatttggatttaagtgtgtgtgtgtgtgtgtgtgtgtgtgtgtgtgtgtgtgtgtgtgtgttggtgtctgTGTAGGTGCATTCACTTGCATGTGCATAGATGGagatgatgtatatgtgtatgtagctACACACACTTTGTCTGTGCATTGGCAGAGCCAGAAGCCACTTTAGGTGTCATCTTGTCATCTTCCATCCCTCAACACCttatctttgagacaaggtctctcatgggactgaactcatttatttttttttttttcagctcaacTGCCAGTGAGCTTTGGGGATCTGGCTGTCTCCTCGAGGCCTTTCTtcccccagtgctggagttatgGGCACACGCTGTCACTCTGTGGGGTTTTTCTTGGtcctgggaatctgaactcagggtctcatgTTTGTCTAACAAGCAAGTTACTCActgcccatctccccagcccactgtgagttTTGTTGGTTTTATGTGTTGGTCTTACAGGATCTTATtccatagctcaggctgacctggaacacaTGATCATCCCATCTCAGACCTCCCGATGTAGGAACGCATCGTGTGCTAATCTGCTAagagtttctggttttgttttgtttctctgatcGTGCTGGAGATCAGACCTACTTTGGGCATGCTAGGCCAGCACTTTGTGCCTGGCATCACCCTTCGTTCTCCTACTGTGATTACACAAATTGAGTTCTGGAAGCCTGTCTGGGATTGTGAGGATCAGCTTCCACCTGTTACATGTCTCAAGGCTTTTTCcaatttgtgttttaattttgtccCCATGTGGCACCATAGCTTTAACATTACATAGATAAATTTGTCAAGGCTCTTTTCAGTGTCACAGAACTCTACGTTAACTCCATGTACCTTATGGCTGTGTCCTTTTCtatgtgagaaaataaatctgtttGGATTTatggtatataaaatatgtgccAACTAATGAAATGTAACTGAAATTATTTGTAATATTTCTATGTAACGCCTTGGGTGTGAGTGTAACCAAAATATTATATTGCTAATTTCTGGCTGGTAAAAGTGCAAattatcttcatttcttcttaatatTTCCCCTATATCATAAAAGAGTTTACCCATCATTGAGAAAACTCTCTTGTGTCATTGGTAAGAGCAATGATagcttctgcttttatttttatatttttccttcacTGGATACTGGACAAGGGCATCAGGCATCCCCTCACTATTGTCATACTGAATCGTGTAACACTGGGTGAGGGAAAGTGAAAATTACATTATTCACTGTATGAACAGGGGAAATATGAAGTTAAGATGCAATATTGGAAATTAATTAGAAGGTGCTTTACTATACAGGAAAGTTACAGTTATTACTGCAATAAAGTGTCCTTCCAGCttactgagttttgtttttgcacTGTACCTGGGGGAAGTTTCTTGGCTTGCTTTTGCTTTATTGGTAACTTGGGGTTCCATGAGACATCTGCTCTTTTTCCAAATGCTACTGACTGAATGACATGAGCTTTTTTATGGTTAAAAATGGTAATCATagaccttctctctttctctgtaattTCTAATAAAGGAAAAGAGATAATACTTAGAATTAACAAATGCATAcagagtgatttaaaaaaaaaaaatctgagcaatCTGCCTTGCCTGACCAGCCAAATCCGTGAGCTCTGGTTtaggtgagaccctgcctccataCATGAGGAGGGGAGAGATCAAAGAAAACAGTGTCAACCTctgataccacacacacacacacacacacacacacacacacacacacacaatttgcaCGTGCATCAACATATGAGTGTGCTccaacaaacatacatacatgcacacacacagaactagATTTAACTTATGTATGACAATCTTGTTGAAACATTATGTGAAGAGATTTCAGTTATTAATCCAGTCATACAAGCACTCAATAGATACCCTCCTGTCATAGCGGCACTCAGTCCTGTGGTCGAGCTCACTCCTGAGGCTTCCTAGGACAGGTTAGCATATGACTGACATGACCACAGGAGACACTCTACATTCCCTCACTACTGCTGGAAAGGAGATAGTCAGGTCTTGATATATCCTCATAGGCAGACTTTCACAGTAACAACCCCTAAAGGATAAAGGATAGTCTTTACAGCTAGCAAGATAATGGGATAAGGGATAGATCATATTGTACTTGGGTGAATTAGGCCTCAAAAGTACACAATgcaatacatgcatatatatatatgtgtgtgtgtgtgtatacacacatatgcatatacatatacatatgtatatataagtcaCTGTTGAATATGCCAACTTTAATAATATGAACTtacagaatttcaaagaagatgACTTAGAATTTAGATTTTAAGAAATTTTCTATAAATCATTTTTGTGATAAAACAAAGTGTTGAGCCTGGTGGtggaggtacacacctttaattccagcacttggtaagTAGAGGCAAgctaatctctgtgagttcaaggccagcatggtttacagctagggctacacaaagaaaccttgtcttgacaaaaataaaaaattaaaaaagaaagaaagagagagagagagagagagagagagagagagagagagagagagaaagaactcaatCAATCAAAGTGTCAGGAGGTAAACAATTTGACATCAagagcaggagaggtggctcagtggttaagagcactggctgctcttccattcACTGCACCCacgaggcagctcacaaccatctgtaactttgcaggggatccaacatcttcaggcctctgagggtaccaggaaTGTCTGTAGTTCATGTATGTAAGCAAACACATATCCACATAAACAATAGTGCTCTTTTACAAggtgttctctcctctctctctctctttctctctctctccctccctccctccttccctccctctctccctgtcttccttcctttctctcttttttttctaaagcatCCTTACGCTTCCGATCAAGCAGCTCCAGTCCCGGAAGATGGTAGATCATATACAAACGGTAGAGGTTATATTGGGATAAAGGGTTTTGGTACAGACCTGCAAAGGAAGGATACAAAACAAGATGTCAGACAATTAATTCCTTTTACCACCTCTGAAGACAGAAGGCGAAGACTTGTGGACTGTACAAGGATAACCACTGCAGGGGGAGCAGTTGTGCCTGTTATCTGGCTACAGCCtcagcatgcatttctttatttagagcaccatgtatttttatttttatttttttgagaaccACGTATTTTACTATCTGTTGAATTCAGTCGGTCAAAGTTCACTGGTTGCCACTGTCCATTAGAAACAGCACTAGGTTCACCCAGATCTGGCACAAAAGAGGAATGTCCATAGGTAAATTGGCCATGGAAGAACAAGATGCTAGCACTATGAAAGTCTTGAGTCTGCTTTTCACAAAATATCACTTGGAGTTATTCTGGTCTCAGGAGTAATGGGGTTGGGGGAGTTGGGTAATGTGGTACACGGTCCTAACAGGTTTCTTCCTGAACCTCACTGTCCTTATGCTCAGAGGATGCCCATGCCAGCAGCACTTGGAGATCTCAGCACGAGCTACAGCGATGTGGGTGCTATGACTCATCTCATGCCCCTCTGCAAGACTTGTGTGGCTCAGGGATGGGTAATGAACCTAACTCTGCAAGACAGAAGGGCTGCGTGGGAGAGGTACAGATCCTGACGCATCTGAAGTGATCATCCTTCGTAATCGGCACGGAGGGACATTTATACAATGCTTCAGTTAgacattttgaatgttttattttctagtgaCATATTTTATCTGTTCATCCTCTGATAACGTTAATTGAGAAATGAagtttgtgtgattttttttttcctgtgtgccaTCTGaaattcttctgaaaaaaaaaaacacatgaagcaGGAAACCACTAGATGGCAGCAGAGCGAAGGGCTCCAGCTGCCACACAGCTGTGTCCCCCGATCCccccccaaccaccaccaccaatgaaATGCGGTTCCTTTACTCTTTGGTTAAATTTAAGAGTACTGCTCTGTAGACTATTCATCAAACACAGAGGCTTTTAATAAAGGGATGATAATATCAAGCACCAGAAGCCCAGAAAAACtgattaacatttaaaatgcatagTTTGCAACATAAAGGAGATCGGAGAGGCATGTttgaaaaaaacaattaaaactcattgaaaactgaagaaaaacaatACCTGGATGTATTCTCTGTCAGTAATAAGACATTGAGATGTGGGTTTTATCAACACAAGCTTTTCTGGCTATTCGAATCCTTACAGGAGCTTTAAAGGGATATGAAGTAACAATGGAAGAGATCTGCTGTACAACTACAACTAgttaaaggaaagaggaaagaaaaatggagatgtAGACCCAGTAGCCAGGCAGATGGGTACTTATTGAGGGGGTAAGGgaaaatgacaaaggaaaaaCTCCAGACTTCAGTAACAACGACAGGAAACACGTCTAATATTTACTCTGAAAGGAATgcaaagcagaaacaaatgatTGTCAGTACGGACCAGGTAACTGCATAGATACACATCAAACCAGAAATAAGGACCAATCTGAGAAGGCCCACAGAGATCACACAAGATAGCTTCAGTCCCTCCTCAGGGACATAAAAGCGAAACAAGATTGGCTTTACTGAGAATTCTGAAGGAGGAAAAAGTCGCCCACCCTTTTAGAGCAGAAGTGAGCTTCCCAGTGACTCTCTTGTGTTATGTTCCTTTAAGAGTAAATATCAGAGCTGATGCCTCatcaccccactcccaccctgttTATATGGTTATTAGAGCCACTGGGCAGCCAAGCTGCCTGCTTGTGATGCTTATGGGAAATCTCTTAGCATCTTTCAGCGATGGGTGTTTACCCTTGGTGGTCCACATCCTCTTTACCTCTGAGAACATTACTATTTCACTTCTTTTCCTGGAATTTTTTAATCTGtactcaaataatttttttcttaaactttcactatgcttgtgtgtgtgtgtatgtgtgtgtgttggtgtgtgtgtgccagtgcaagagtgtgtacatgtgtggaggctagaggacaacctTGGTCCACCTCCTGTGAGACAGGCCCTCCACTGACCCGTAGTTCACCAGTTAGCCTAGTCTGGGGACCCAAGGGATCCTCCTTGCTGCGCTGCCCAGTGCCGAAATCACAAGCGTGCACACCACAGTCTAGCTTTGATAGGTTCTAGGGACAggactcaggccctcatgcttgtaagACAAACAATTCTCTGCAGCTAAATAAAGCACCACATTCAGAATAGTGCCACTTGGCTTGCCAGCAAGGCTTCTAGGTAATAAAAGGCCATGCTCACGGTGGTGTATTGCCCAACTCATCTTATACAGAAACTATGTGTCAGAGATCAAAAGTAAATAATATGGAAGATAGTTCAaccttttctttcaattttttctaGCTCTCACATTTTAGAAGGAAGCCATCTTATTTTCAAGTCTTTCTCTACCCCcccttctcccacccccacaccatCTATGCTAGTTAAGAATTAAACACCTTggatttatgtattttggatggCTGGTCCTTAAATTACCATACATTAAGTTTCTGAGATATGAAATCAGTTTCCTGTGTCTGAGTGTTCTGAAAGCTTTGTGTGATGTATGGGCACATTCCTGTAGCGGCTATGAAGCAAAATCGCTTACACTTTCACTTTCAATAGGTTAATACTATTTAATCCACCTATCCCTCTAGGCTACTTATGAAGTACACCTCAGTGGCGCCAGCACTGTCTTGCTTATCTTAATTGGGAAGTCAGAGTCTAAGCAATTTACATTTACCCAATAATATATCACAATGTCCCTGCCACTCTACCGAAGCAGCTTGCGTTAGATGAGTCACACGTGTGGAGATTTCTCAATGAAAGacaagaggaagacagaaaatgaTAGAGTCATCTAAATAATTGGCTCctgttgatttaattttttttttaaagcagaactTAAAAGTCCTCATGGTAACAGATCCAAATAGCTATGtccttttggttgtgagccttggctgagccatctttccagcccaaggaCCCAAATATTCTTAAAGCactttagaaaaaacaaaagctgatATGGGTTGGGCTTGTAGCTCAGTAGCTACAAGGCCTGCCcagcatgaagtcctgagttcaatcttcagcattacattaaaaaagaaaaaaaaggtgtaGTAAAATACACCTGTAATCAAAGCACAATGGAggtggaggcaaaaggatcagaagttcaaggtcatccttggctacaattGGAGGTAGATGTCAGCCTCGGCTACacgtgagaccttgtctcaagtgGGAAAAAAATGATATGATCAACAAACCAGTTTTAATAGatggtaaaaatgaaaacaaaggaattaaaaacatCACCCCATGGAAGGAAGTTCAGGTTGCTTATCAATAATCAGATGTGGATTTTGAGGTCCTGTGAAGCTGGATCACCATCTCTCCTGCTAGCCTTCTCTGCTTTGAAATTTCTGGGCTACCATACAGTGCACTAAGGCAATCATCCTTTACTTGATAGGAAAACTGGGATAGAGCAGGGCTGGGAAGTGGAGTGAGCAGAACATTGTCTATCTCACTTGAGTGTCTGGGAGAGACCTAGGAGTTCCTTTTGCTTGGTAGATCGTCTTGTTGGAAGAGGCTCACCCTCAAGGGCATTACAGATAGGCTCAGAAGAAGAGGCCTTGAGGTCCACCCTACGTCCCAGTGACCCTCCCCTTGCCTTTTGTCAAAGGCAGAGACTAGCTAATTGCTGGTGTCAAGAAGAGAGAATGTTGGAGATTGTCTCTGAGGCTCCACTAGGGAGGTCTAATTGCTAAGTGTGTTTAGTGAAAtggagaaggagcaagagaatGGGTTAAGGACCTTGTTAATGGCTTTCACTTACTGTTGTGTGCTGGCTTGTATTCtggcaacttgacacagctagagttacctgaaaagagggaaccccaactgagaaaatgtctccatagatctggctgtaggcaagcctgcagggTATTTTCCTTATTAGTGGGAAGGCCcagttcattgtgggtggtgccatccctgggctggtggtcctaggatctaaaagaaagcaggctgagcaagccttgaggaACAAGACTTCTTCTACATTAAactcctgcctcctccaggtttctgtgttctttgagttccagtcctgacttcattcAGTAATGAACTGTGATgcagaagtataagccaaataaacccgtTCCTCTCCAatttgcctttggtcatggtgtttcatcgcagcaatagaaatcctaagtaAGACATGCTGGTAAAGGAGCAGACAGACCGACGACGGGGACAGGAACTCATTTTGGTGCAGTGGGCTGAGACGTAGCAGGATTCCCTTTTGCAGTCTGGAAGACAGAGCTGAGAGGAGGAGAGACCTGCACCAAGAGGGTGTGGAGAGGTAGACCTCCTGGAGAGATGAGGTGgggccctgcctggcctggaagaCAGGAATTCCAGGCACCAGGACCTCACACTCTGCTGCTGGCTTCAGGCCTCCCTGAGGCTCCCAGCCCCTCAGTCTCATGGGCAATTGCTGGCAGTTTTTCTCATAAATGCCAGAGGAGGGTGCAGTGCTGAATGGGTTGGAGCCTTAGCCCTGGGCTGTTTTCTCACCCTCAGAAGAACTTGAGACTGGAGTAGGAACACTTTAGATTTTTACATGGTTTTCTTACTTTTGACAGTGTACAGTTTTCTCATTTTGATGAGCAGAGTCTATTCTCAGACAGCAAATGAAGCTCCTAAGAACCTAGCTTGCGGATATCACTGCTCAAATGCTAGTTAAGCATTTCCTGGGTGCAAACTGTTTGTCTGCAACCAGACTGGGCCATGGGATCAAATGCTACCATGCATTTCCAGAAAgcgctttttttttaaaattgaattcaaAGAAATGACCCCATGACAAGCTTCTCAGGTAGGACATGTTACTGTAACTTGAATGATGTCATCACAGTTTTAATAAAGGGAATTTTAACTGTCACAACAAGTAATAACATGGATATCATATTACCAGACTGGCCTTTGAAGAGTGTGAGCATTTCATCCCTAATCCTGACCGGCCAGGGCACTTGTGTGCTTAGATGTACCTCTGACAAGTAGGATGGGTTGGATTTCAGGTACCTTAAGTTCTGAACTAGGCATCTTGGTTCAGTGTACAGCTTTGTTTCATACTAAGGCCAACATTGTATACTATTCTCTGTATGTTGTCTTACAGTGAAAGTTTGCTTAAGTGATTTGAGTTTTACACACAGCAAATTGTACAAATAGTTTTGCACCGTGCTCCTTCACGAACCTAAGTAGTTAGGGTTCAAGTTATAAAATTGAAAACCCAATAGGAAGCCAGATAAAGTTTCTCTTCTACTTTGGCATCGATACAAGAAGCAGGTGGTGAACCAGTGATTCCCCAGGCACAAAATGAATCAATTGCAAACattgaatcaatcaatcaatcaatgatcAGGTCAATAAAACAAGGCATGGATGTGTTTCAACACTAGTACTTTGTAAATCCCTAAGCCTTGTATCTTCACCAACGCAAGAGAATACTATCTTAAAAGCGAAGGCGCCAGACACCTAGTGGTGATTATTTAAGGCACCAGTTGGATTGGCTCTATCTATCTCTTTGCAGAGTTTCTAGGCTTTAGGCaacttcttaattattttatttacatcctaCATATACCACAATTTGGCTTTCCTCTTTCAAACTCACATTAGTgacaagagatttttttcttaagaattgtTTGGGAGAGTTCTCTCAGTGTTTGAAGAGATTCTAGGTGGTAGCCatgaacccattttttttttttttttttttttttttttttttttttttttttttttttttaagaaaaacaaagataaaagagaTGTCTGTGCCTAACATGCTCCTTTCATTGTGGAAATATTTGATTTACATGAAAGGATTAGACAAACAGGCAGGCCTATCCAAGTCTCTGATGGAAAAATCAGAATTCACCTAATGGTAGGTGACCTTAGTACGTCTCTAAAGTAATCATGGACTTGCCAAAGACTTTGCGATTTTTTACTATTTGGATTTTTAAGTCTACTTTCAGTTGCAGAAGTAATTTTTCCTTAAGCACTGAGATATTTCTCGTAATAGTGAGCAGCTGCAGAAGCCTTAGGCTATCTACCTGCTGACCTGACCAGACCCTCTACTATCAACATCTATCTGACCAGACTATCAATACTAGTTTCCATAGATTCAGGCAGTTCTGAAAGATGAAAAAGAGACGATGCCTGTCTTTTGACGAGCAGAGGTCTCTTGGCTGAGGTCTGCAAGGCCTTCTCTCTGTCACACCTGGACTCCTCTGCCTGCCTTGCAGTTGTGTGCATGTTCATTAACCCTTCAAGCTATAGCCTATCGAGACCATTTTTGATCTATTGGCCATTTTTTAATctattcctaaatacatatattgctttttatttcaaCAGCCAGTGTCTTGTTGGACATGACTCAATGGATGTGAATGAAGGCTGTTCTCATGTATTTGAAGTCTTTGACAGTCTTGTTATTTGCTAACTTACTTAATTTCTATGTATCTCATgtcatatttatttactcactaaGATTCACAAGTAATGAATATTCATTATATGCAAGGATTTGAACCACTTATTATCCCCAGTCAACTTTAAAACTTTTATCACTCCCCTAAATATGCCATATCCCTTCCATATCACCCATCAACCTGGCTTCCCTCCTCTCCTGGCCCTGAGTGGATATAATCCTACTCAAGAATGGTGAccctctcacctctgcctctaCATATGTACCTGTTAGGGATGGCCCTATAACATGAATGATACAACCTACTCTTGTGCTAAAGCCAAAAGAGTAGATTTGGATACACACATGCCCGTTTGTTACTTTTGTCGTTTTTCATCTTACATGGCCTATCAATCtacaataattattttgaaaagtatgTGTTTAAAAAGGATAAAGTCTAGTCACATTCTAGAGAATGGGCTAGGCTTCCATGGCATAGCCTGCTTCTCAAAGCTTGAacttcagaaaggaaaacaaatgtgcCGTACTATCCCTGTCTTAGCTTGTAGATATATAGCATAgacacatagtatgtacttagGGTCTTCAGATTCTGCattccctttagctccttcatagTAGCATCGATGTTTGTTAGCTCATTATGGTGCAACAGGAGAATATTCAGTGAAGGCAAATTATGCAGGCCtaaaaaacaagaatatttttgCAAGGTTGTCAACATTTTTTGGatgaaatttacttttttttaatctttatttttttttaagatttatttttatttatttatggtgtacagatggccataagctatcatgtgtgtggctgctggaaattgaactcaggacctctgctggcctgctcgctccggcccaatcagtaattcactgtagctctcttcagacacaccagaagagggcgtcagatctcattatgggtggttgtgagccaccatgtggttgctgggatccgaactcaggaccttcggaatagcagtcagtgcccttacccactgagccatctcaccagcctgaaatttactttttaaattgacaaatggcagatgcttttttttcttttaaacagtacATTGTAACTAAGCAAGAGAATGCATTATAGCTGGTGAGAAATGCCCATTAATGATATCCTGAATTGTGATTAAGCATAGAGCAATAAAGATGGAGTGTCCTGTGGGGGTAGAGAGTCATTTCTTGCTCCTGTTGCCATGTTAGTCCTTTTTCTGTGGCAATGATTTTGCTTGTTTCAATGTCCAGTTTGAGTTatctttgttcttgtttggtGTGATACCAGTGCCTGCACGTGTGAACCAGTGTTACTTAGAATTATAATGCAAATCAAAGAACGGTATCTAGCCCATTCagtgcatttttttcttcaaatagcTCAGCCATTTGTTGAATGGGAAaccatatatttatttcatttttttttttgctctcctGAATTGCacattttagttcattttttaaCATAAATGAAAATGGGATGAACCTGTATGATAATGACATCATAGTTAAATTagattgttttcttccttaacaATATAAGAGCTTATCATGGGTGGTAAAAATCTATGACATTTTGGTTTCATGATCTGATAGTTTAAAGTCAAGTACTTTCTCTAGCAATTTGTCATGTCTCCTGATCATGACCTGTAATGCACTTTTATATGTGGCTTAAAACTGTCAGCCTAGAGACTATTATAAAATCAAGTCGGTGGAAACAGGAAATCAGCTAATAAAATCACAGCccataaaaaaattttaagacactgTATAGCCCCTATATCTATTCTTACTCCTAAATATTGCTAAGGTTAGTTTCCACAGTAGCTAGTTTGTGCTCAACTGTACAGTAGTAGACTGTTGTGAGTGTAAAAACACTCCATTGAAATTTTGAGCAAGACATATAATAATGAACTTTAAACGAGGTGtaacttattaaaaatttaaatatacacttAAAATAGTACATATTTTGGTAGACATGATGAAAGATATTTTTGTATGCTGTCTGTAATCATTACAGTTGAGAGTTATTACTTAAGTGAAAATTCATTCAATCAGCCAGGAAAGTTTGAGACGTACCTTCTATCTCAAATATTGCATTGTTGTTCAGATACAGCTCGCTCAGACAGTAGTTTCGAGTTAAAAATGATATCCCATGTAGCTGAAAGTGAAGAAAGATATATTTCTAATCACAAGACAGCATAAGTGTGGCCTTTAACAACCATTATTACTGAACTGGGCTACAATgtacctgaatttttttttttttcatagctgtGATATAGTGTTTTTAACCAACCCAACAACAAAGTTTTCTGAGTGCTGCTAAGCCcaacttctgcctccagattttctttctctttcctctattgTGCTGCTCTGGGTGGTGTCGCTGGGCTTCCACACCAAGTCTTTCACAGTCACTGTGAGCCTAGGCTCTCTACTTAATGCGCAGCCACACCAGCATCTGCCTGGGTGGCAGTTTCCTTTTGCCCCCACATCCTTTCTTCTTGGCACAATACATTTCTGGTCTAGACCAGCAAATCCTAGTCATAGCATGTCATAGTGCATTTTCACAAAACTGAAGATTTTCTACAAAGCATTCTTTGACCTtcctgcgtgtgtgtatgtgcactccttgcatgtctggtgccagatcccatgaagctggagttacaggcggttgtgtgtgtgctgggaattgaatcaaggtcctct is a window from the Mastomys coucha isolate ucsf_1 unplaced genomic scaffold, UCSF_Mcou_1 pScaffold6, whole genome shotgun sequence genome containing:
- the Lrrc72 gene encoding leucine-rich repeat-containing protein 72 isoform X3; its protein translation is MKELKGMQNLKTLSLYQNPLSQYNLYRLYMIYHLPGLELLDRKQITEKERRSMITIFNHKKAHVIQSVAFGKRADVSWNPKLPIKQKQAKKLPPDFAFADNVDKTMFDDPEDAVFVRSSKRSLMAFTSMNWNTVLTRSEKYDRKKKSLTAEMLMLSLR